The following proteins are encoded in a genomic region of Acidobacteriota bacterium:
- a CDS encoding putative zinc-binding metallopeptidase has protein sequence MARRRRDWTHYDDESLLDERLCDLDLTLEGTPLERRVQRLYAELDRRGIGFRPHAWLSSEWFSPDGVPGVAIPFFLAHPRLMKLELRQMLEVEGGSSTACMRLLRHETGHAIDTAYRLHRRKRWRDVFGLYSQPYPRIYRPRPSSRAFVLHLDAWYAQAHPAEDFAETFAVWLTPRLNWRKQYADWPKALAKLQFVDELMKEEVLGKPAPVRSKAHLEPVSKLRMTLKNYYRSKRSRYGLAWPDVYDRDLKRLFSDDPRHARRPPASTFLRRLRPKIRGIIAEYTNSNVYTVDQVLQDMIERCRVLKLRLTMVPSRTETQAIVLVTVHTMSCLHARRFEIPV, from the coding sequence GTGGCGCGACGTAGACGGGACTGGACCCACTACGACGACGAGTCGCTCCTCGACGAGCGGCTCTGTGACCTGGACCTGACCCTCGAGGGAACGCCCCTCGAGCGTCGGGTGCAGCGACTCTACGCTGAGTTGGATCGTCGTGGCATCGGCTTCCGTCCTCATGCGTGGCTCTCCAGCGAGTGGTTCTCACCCGACGGCGTCCCCGGCGTGGCGATCCCGTTCTTCCTGGCTCACCCACGGCTGATGAAGCTGGAACTCCGGCAGATGCTGGAGGTGGAAGGGGGCAGCTCGACGGCCTGCATGCGTCTGCTCCGTCACGAGACCGGGCATGCCATCGACACGGCCTATCGTCTGCACCGACGCAAACGCTGGCGCGACGTGTTCGGCCTTTACTCCCAGCCCTATCCACGGATCTATCGTCCTCGTCCATCGAGCCGCGCGTTTGTTCTGCACCTGGACGCCTGGTACGCCCAGGCCCACCCGGCGGAAGACTTTGCCGAGACGTTTGCGGTCTGGCTGACCCCACGACTGAACTGGCGCAAGCAGTACGCCGACTGGCCCAAGGCGCTGGCCAAGCTGCAGTTCGTCGATGAATTGATGAAGGAGGAGGTCCTCGGGAAACCGGCGCCGGTGCGCTCGAAGGCCCATCTCGAACCGGTGTCGAAGTTGCGGATGACGCTGAAGAATTACTACCGCAGCAAACGCAGTCGCTATGGGTTGGCGTGGCCCGATGTCTACGACCGCGACCTCAAGCGGTTGTTCTCCGACGACCCACGACACGCCAGACGGCCACCGGCATCGACCTTTCTCCGTCGTCTTCGTCCAAAGATCCGCGGCATCATCGCCGAGTACACCAACTCCAACGTCTACACCGTGGACCAGGTGCTGCAGGACATGATCGAGAGGTGTCGCGTGTTGAAACTGCGGCTGACCATGGTGCCGTCTCGGACCGAGACTCAGGCGATCGTGCTGGTGACGGTCCACACGATGAGTTGTCTTCACGCCCGTCGGTTCGAGATCCCGGTATGA